One genomic segment of Candidatus Methylomirabilota bacterium includes these proteins:
- the pgsA gene encoding CDP-diacylglycerol--glycerol-3-phosphate 3-phosphatidyltransferase, with translation MGLANWLTILRILLIPVFVTLLVYRRAGEALLVFCLASLTDMLDGYIARSQGSQSRLGAFLDPVADKLLLTSAFVTLTYLKVIPFWLTAVVVSRDLILSVGVLVIHVSGGTVHPAPTWVGKTSTVCQMAAVLAAMLAFFFRVPTIPMLFAWLAALFTVTSGLQYLVQGLKQLNPPAGVAGRS, from the coding sequence ATGGGACTGGCTAACTGGCTGACCATCCTCCGGATCCTCCTGATCCCGGTCTTCGTCACCCTCCTCGTCTATCGACGGGCGGGTGAGGCGCTCCTGGTCTTCTGCCTGGCCAGCCTCACCGACATGCTGGACGGCTACATCGCGCGGAGTCAGGGGAGCCAGTCGCGCCTGGGCGCCTTTCTCGATCCGGTGGCGGACAAGCTCCTGCTGACGTCGGCGTTCGTCACCCTGACGTATCTCAAGGTCATCCCGTTCTGGCTCACCGCGGTGGTCGTGAGCCGCGACTTGATCCTCTCGGTTGGCGTGCTCGTCATCCACGTGTCCGGCGGCACCGTGCATCCCGCGCCGACGTGGGTCGGCAAGACCTCGACGGTGTGCCAGATGGCCGCGGTGCTGGCCGCGATGCTCGCCTTCTTCTTCCGCGTGCCGACCATTCCCATGCTCTTCGCCTGGCTCGCCGCGTTGTTCACCGTGACCTCGGGCCTGCAGTACCTCGTGCAGGGTCTCAAGCAGCTGAACCCGCCGGCCGGGGTGGCGGGGCGGAGCTAG